In a genomic window of Amyelois transitella isolate CPQ chromosome 29, ilAmyTran1.1, whole genome shotgun sequence:
- the LOC106140322 gene encoding uncharacterized protein LOC106140322 isoform X2 — METIINCQPTYLIGSRFTTKTLGLIPRVQYHLCRNNSKMLLKIENVLLQSHRQRESTGIKKLYNSFFVLF; from the coding sequence ATGGAGACCATCATCAACTGCCAACCCACCTATCTGATCGGCAGCCGTTTCACTACCAAGACCCTGGGTCTGATACCCCGCGTCCAATACCACCTCTGCAGGAATAACTCAAAGATGCTACTGAAAATCGAGAACGTTCTACTACAGAGTCACCGCCAAAGAGAATCAACGGGTATCAAGAAGTTATACAACTCGTTCTTCGTTCTCTTCTAA